A single Mangrovimonas sp. YM274 DNA region contains:
- a CDS encoding glycosyltransferase has protein sequence MKVYIDPAADMLYASFYIKGLEEVFGKRNIGYSAQYFKNFVHNNHFFAFVLVDDNKTMKKLVVDFTDAALIDEKALDWADVYGKVNYDGQYKSEKILVIGPSFGINIYSGMTTAVLAVSNFLKAYPRIPDKRRFLSDYKSQFRRPQLQEYNKRKNNGAYIFFMASLWKNEKQTNQFRANFIRACRANPNIKFEGGFAPRTKRDLSGFEALTTPARVKMDYYMSKILQSILVFNTPAVKDCHGWKLGEYLCMGTVILSTPLKRQLPQPLLDGEHVIFTDGSESDITKKVNTLLKNDSLREKLENNTAEYYQKYLQPKQAIRNLLGNAIGDFDKCKV, from the coding sequence ATGAAAGTATACATAGATCCTGCAGCCGACATGCTGTATGCGTCATTTTACATTAAGGGCCTAGAGGAGGTTTTTGGAAAGAGGAATATTGGCTATAGCGCCCAATACTTTAAAAACTTTGTGCATAACAATCATTTTTTTGCCTTTGTGTTGGTGGATGACAATAAAACCATGAAAAAGTTGGTGGTAGATTTTACAGATGCAGCCTTAATAGACGAAAAAGCCTTGGATTGGGCAGACGTGTATGGAAAGGTTAATTATGACGGTCAGTATAAATCGGAAAAAATTTTAGTAATAGGCCCAAGTTTCGGAATCAATATCTATTCAGGAATGACAACTGCTGTTTTGGCGGTCTCCAATTTCCTAAAGGCCTATCCCAGGATACCCGATAAAAGAAGATTTTTATCCGATTACAAGTCTCAGTTTCGTAGACCTCAATTGCAGGAGTATAACAAAAGAAAAAACAATGGCGCCTATATTTTCTTTATGGCCTCACTTTGGAAAAATGAAAAGCAAACCAATCAGTTTAGAGCCAACTTCATTAGGGCCTGTAGGGCCAATCCTAATATTAAATTCGAAGGAGGCTTTGCGCCCAGAACAAAAAGAGACCTTTCGGGTTTTGAGGCCTTGACAACACCAGCAAGGGTGAAAATGGACTATTATATGTCAAAGATTTTACAATCTATACTGGTATTTAATACACCGGCCGTAAAGGATTGCCATGGTTGGAAATTGGGGGAATATCTATGTATGGGAACAGTGATATTGTCAACCCCTTTAAAGCGGCAATTGCCGCAGCCGTTATTAGATGGGGAGCATGTAATATTTACAGATGGCTCAGAGAGTGATATTACTAAAAAAGTTAACACATTATTGAAAAACGATTCTCTTAGAGAGAAGCTTGAAAACAATACCGCCGAGTATTATCAAAAATACTTACAACCTAAGCAGGCAATAAGAAACTTGTTGGGAAATGCAATTGGCGATTTTGATAAATGTAAAGTCTAA
- a CDS encoding ABC transporter permease, protein METRIYQRKRKIKPGKLLKESLKDVVSSRFLSKQLAVRDIKALYRQSFLGVFWAFITPIMTALVWILLRQSGTVTLSETGVPYPIFVFSGTLIWSILVEAINAPMANTNAARGILTKINFPKEALVVSGIYKLLFNSTIKIGVLLLFLQVYGLTFTWHMLLFPLAVLGAVVFGTALGLLITPLGLLYKDIGKIVAFGMQFLMYATPVVYAIPKEGIMRMLMEVNPLTPLITVPRDLLLGGMPQYMGYFGAVIVGCMPLLFIGLVFYRMAIPVIVERLSA, encoded by the coding sequence TTGGAAACTCGCATATACCAAAGAAAACGAAAAATAAAACCAGGAAAACTCCTTAAAGAAAGTTTAAAGGATGTCGTGTCATCTAGGTTTTTATCAAAACAATTGGCCGTAAGGGACATTAAGGCACTGTACAGACAATCCTTCTTGGGGGTGTTTTGGGCATTTATAACTCCCATAATGACGGCCTTGGTATGGATCCTCTTGCGGCAGTCTGGAACGGTGACACTGTCCGAAACTGGAGTGCCCTATCCCATATTCGTTTTTTCCGGAACCCTAATTTGGTCCATACTCGTAGAAGCTATCAATGCACCTATGGCCAACACAAATGCCGCAAGGGGCATTTTGACGAAGATCAATTTTCCCAAGGAAGCTTTAGTGGTTTCAGGGATATACAAACTCTTGTTCAATAGTACTATTAAAATAGGGGTGTTATTACTCTTTTTACAAGTGTATGGGCTTACATTTACGTGGCACATGCTCCTTTTTCCTTTAGCAGTTTTGGGGGCTGTAGTTTTTGGCACGGCTCTAGGCTTATTAATAACACCTTTAGGATTATTATATAAAGATATTGGAAAGATAGTGGCATTTGGAATGCAATTCTTAATGTATGCCACCCCTGTGGTCTATGCCATCCCTAAAGAAGGGATAATGCGAATGCTTATGGAGGTTAATCCTTTAACGCCGTTGATAACAGTGCCTAGAGACCTATTGTTGGGAGGAATGCCTCAATATATGGGATATTTTGGAGCAGTGATTGTGGGATGTATGCCATTGCTGTTTATAGGCTTGGTGTTTTATAGAATGGCAATTCCGGTAATTGTGGAAAGATTAAGTGCATAA